The following proteins are encoded in a genomic region of Montipora foliosa isolate CH-2021 chromosome 8, ASM3666993v2, whole genome shotgun sequence:
- the LOC138012704 gene encoding melatonin receptor type 1A-like: protein MIKSDKKMLSSDYTVVETAIAAASLLVIMILCLLGNIVICYVVFRNRRLWTEMNMFLVNLAIGDIAMSLISMTVPIETVIAENDIFISGPLCQINAFCNSVLFCNTIFTHTAISIDRYLAVVKSMKKIMTKKKALCALLVVWTLAIVISLGPLLGWGRNAFNASTLQCGFALPRNKFEGLYIICLAICAFFLPIIIMSYVYCRIYLVVRHHNRRLSTSTTSNYFEAAVQQQRKTVLTFFLALIVFIICWTPFAVFIGVGASISSRDELPHGLGIAAYWCGFLNSTINPYLIGLRSDTFYKAFYRFFCCLCHCCSGNPELHRENNWSGETAETKHHTVTRRKDHVNSCVNSASPDHEETDGLPVRTRTHTQEILTKNDMKRSNTEDRDNTVVVYPHFIHMIGGKLWSEATV from the coding sequence ATGATCAAGTCCGACAAAAAAATGCTTTCCAGTGATTACACGGTTGTGGAAACAGCAATTGCTGCCGCATCTTTGCTTGTCATAATGATTTTATGTCTCCTGggaaatattgtgatttgttacGTGGTTTTCAGGAACAGGCGCTTGTGGACTGAGATGAACATGTTTTTAGTTAATCTCGCCATCGGCGACATCGCTATGAGTTTAATATCCATGACAGTTCCAATTGAAACAGTTATTGCTGAAAACGACATATTTATTAGCGGCCCTCTCTGTCAAATCAACGCTTTCTGCAATTCTGTATTATTTTGCAATACGATATTTACGCATACAGCAATTTCCATCGACAGATATTTAGCTGTGGTAAAATCGATGAAGAAAATTATGACCAAAAAGAAAGCCTTGTGTGCGTTGCTAGTGGTGTGGACGTTGGCAATTGTAATTTCGCTTGGACCTTTGTTAGGATGGGGAAGAAATGCATTCAACGCCTCAACATTACAGTGCGGTTTCGCTTTGCCAAGGAACAAATTTGAAGGCTTGTACATTATATGCCTCGCAATTTGCGCATTTTTCTTGCCCATTATAATAATGAGTTATGTATACTGCAGAATTTACCTTGTTGTGCGACATCACAATAGACGACTATCAACCTCAACAACAAGCAATTACTTCGAAGCAGCCGTCCAACAGCAGCGAAAAACTGTATtaactttttttcttgccttaatTGTGTTTATTATATGCTGGACCCCGTTCGCTGTGTTTATTGGGGTTGGTGCTTCCATTTCATCGCGAGATGAGTTACCACACGGCTTAGGAATCGCCGCATATTGGTGCGGTTTTCTAAACTCTACCATCAACCCTTATTTGATCGGCTTAAGAAGTGACACATTTTACAAAGCGTTTTACCGATTTTTTTGTTGTCTCTGTCACTGCTGTAGCGGTAACCCTGAACTGCATCGAGAAAACAACTGGAGTGGCGAAACTGCAGAAACAAAACACCATACGGTAACACGTAGGAAGGACCATGTTAATTCATGCGTTAATTCAGCATCTCCTGATCATGAAGAAACAGATGGCCTCCCGGTAAGGACACGCACACACACGCAAGAAATATTAACGAAGAATGACATGAAAAGATCAAATACAGAAGACCGAGATAACACTGTTGTAGTTTATCCACACTTTATTCACATGATTGGAGGTAAACTGTGGTCTGAAGCTACAGTCTAA